The window GCTGGCGTTGATGATGCCCTTCGTTTTGTCTGATAGCGGCATATGGAGTGTGATGTAGTCGCATTTTGTGAACACCTCATCGAGACTCATCGCCCGTTGTACGTTCCGTGACAGGAGCCATGCGCTGTTGACGGAAATGAACGGGTCGAATGCAATGACTTCCATATCCAGTGCCAACGCGGCATTGGCGACGAGCACCCCGATGGCCCCGGCACCAACGACTCCGATATACTTCCCTTGGATTTCGGAGCCGATGTATTTCTTCTTTTCTATTTCCACCAGTCTCTCTAAGTTTTCGGCATTTTGAATCGTCTGCGTCCATTGCACGGCTTCGAACAATTTCCGTGATGAGGCGATCAGGCTCGTGATGACAAGTTCCTTGACGGCGTTGGCGTTAGCGCCTGGGGTATTGAACACGACGATGCCTTTTTTCGTACAGTCCGCGACAGGAATGTTGTTCACTCCAGCGCCAGCCCTGGCGATGGCTTTCACGCTTTCCGGGATATGCTCCTCGGTCAACGGATAGCTTCTTAACAGAACGCCATCCGGGGATTCGGTGTCAGTGAGACGATATTTTTCTTCTGAAAATAAGTCAGTTCCCTTTTTGGCAATTTGGTTGTAGACCTGGATTTGATACATTCCGACAACTCCTTATTTGTTGGCTTTTTCAAAGCTTTCCATGAAATCGATGAGCGCCTGGACGCCTTTGACCGGCATGGCATTGTAGATGCTGGCACGCATTCCCCCGACCGATCGATGGCCTTTTAAATTGACAAGCCCTTTTTCACCTGCCTGTTTGATGAAGGCTGCGTTTAATTCATCCGACTCGGCTGTGAACGGGATGTTCATGAGCGAACGGCTGCCAGGTTTCACTAGAGAATGAAAGAGTTTTGATTGGTCAATGAAATCGTAAAGCATCCCAGCTTTTTGACGGTTGGTTTTTTCGATTGCTGCAATGCCGCCTTTTTGCTTCAGCCACTCGAAAACGAGCTTGGCGACATAGATGCTGAAGGTCGGTGGTGTGTTGTATAAGGATTGGTTTTTTGAATATGTTTCATAGTTTAATAGTGTCGGACAGTTCTCTATCGGACTTCCAATCAGGTCTTCACGAACAATGGCGATCGTCAGGCCGGCTGGGCCGATATTTTTTTGTGCGCCTGCGTAAATCAGGCCGAATTTCGAGACGTCATAGTGTTCAGAAAGAATATTGGAGGACATATCCGCCACAAGCGGGATCTGCTTAGTGTCAGGAATCGACGGAATGACTGTCCCTTCGATTGTATTGTTGGTGGTGATGTGTATGTAATCAAGGTCCGTGGATAGGGTGGTTAAATCGACAGTAGGATAGTAGGTAAAGTTTTTGTCATTGGATGAGATCTTCGTGGTGATATCGCCAAACTTTTCGGCTTCTTTGGCGGCTTTGACAGACCATGAGCCCGTGAGGACATATTCCGCCTTCTTGTGCTTGGTGAGCAAGTTCATCGGCAACATTGAAAATTGCAGGGATGCGCCTCCTTGCAGAAACAGGACGTGGTAATTGTCCGGAATATTCATCAGCTCGCGCAGCAAGGCTTCCGCTTCATCGATGATGTCCTGGAACGGATTTGAGCGGTGGCTCATTTCCATCACAGACATGCCCGTCTGGCGGTAATTCGCTAGTTCCTCTTGGACAATGCTTTTCACTTCTTGCGGCAAAACGGCTGGACCTGCAGAAAAGTTGTAGACTTCTTCCATTCGAAACCCCTCATTTATAATCAGAATATTCATGAATTATAAGGGACTTTCTCGTGTCCGGTCAAGGGATAAATTCACGAAATAACGCGTTAAATAAATAAAGCGTTTTCATTTTAGGGTGACAGGCACCATCCATTTTTTGGATGGTGCCTGTCACCTTCTTATTCTTTTATGCATATTATTGTCGAAATGTGCATTTTTTCCTAGAAAAAGGTTTATCCGTCTGGTAAATTGGAGATAGTTGGACGAAAAGGCAAATTCATTGAAAAATGATGGCGCAAAACTAAAGGGGCTAAGGTCTTGGGACTACGCCAGCCAGTTATCGAACCGGGAGGGGTTAAAATGAGCAGATATTTGACACCTGAAGAAGCAGATCGTATCAAGCTGAATCGTAAACGATTAATGTATGCTTTAATCATAATTGCAACAGTCGGTGTTGGCGCAGGTATCTCTGCACTGTCTTATTTAATGTAAGTCAAAAGGTGACAGGCACCATCCAGTTTCTGGATGGTGCCTGTCACCTTTTATGATTCTGGGTATTTCATCCCCATGATTGAAATTATTGGAATTTACGACAATATTTGCGGTACAATAGAGGACATTAAGTGTTTTTTGTTGGGAGGTTCTATTGTTGGTCTATCAGCTTCGTTTTTTCAAAGGGCTTCGGCACCCGAATGACCAGTTTCACCAGCTTGAAAAGGCTGAAACGATTTATGATCTTCGACTGAGATTTTTCCTGCTTTTTGCAGCGAGCGTTTTGATTTTTGCCGTTATCTCTATGTTCGGTCTCGGCACAAATGAGATTTCCGGCGAAGTCAATATCCTTACAAACTCTCAGTTTGAGTGGGAAAAGTTTTTATTTTTACTTGGAAGGATATTACTAGGCTTTATCTTCCCTGCCCTCTATCTCTACTTAATGTCACTCTGGTTTTGGATTTGGACGGACGCAGATTACCGAAAACTTATGGTCGTCCACAGTTTTGTACTGATGATTCTATTAACGGAACAAGTCATACATACAATTTTCGTAGTTTGGTTGGGTCTGGGCTGGTTCTCATCCCCACTATCTCTTGGAGTCATTGCCCAAAGCCTGGATTTCCCGAAATGGCTCATTGCCTTTTTAGGGTGCATCACCGTTTTCAAAATTTGGGCCCTCACCCTTCAATACATAGGGATCAGAAAATTAGCGAGGACGAATCGAGCCGTCACCATTTTGCTTGTTCTGTCGATTCATCTCATTTATTGGGCAATTGCCGCGACACTCGCATTCTTTGAATTGAAAACATTTTTCTAAAAAGGCGGTGAAACCATGTCGAAAAAGACAATTTGGATTAGTTTAGCCCTACTGGTTTTTGTCGGGCTTAACCTTTATCTCATCTATAAAAAAGACAGTTCCATTCAACGAACGAACTATCTTTCTAAATGGACGTCGGTTCAAAAAAAGGATTTAAAAAACTCTTTTACCGCATCGGGTGTGATTGATGCGGAAGAAACAAACCATGTGTTTATCGATCCTAATCAAACCTTCAAGCAATTCCTCGTCAAAAAAGGCGACCACGTCGATGCCGGGACACCGCTATTTGAATACAGCGGCTTGGATCTCCAAGAGCAGCGTGAAATGATCGTCGCCGAGCAGGATCGATTGCGGGAAGAAGCAGCGAGTATTGATAGTTTGCTAGCTGACTTGGAATCAATGCGGTCTTCGTTACCTCAGGATTCATCCTATTCCACTGATCAAAAGGCCGACCAGGTCGATCCGGAGGCGGGGGCACGTCTTGAAACCTACTATTCTCTTTCTAAAACGATTTCCGAAAAGCAATTGGAGAAGGAGAAAGTTCAGCAGCAAATTGATGTGTACGACCAGAAACTGACGACATTGCAGAATGGAGAATCCAATTTACAGGTGGCAAGTCCGTATAGTGGAACTGTATCGGATATTTCAGACGACCTAGATAATCCTGCGATCACGATCGTCTCGAACACATCCATCGTCAAAGGTTCGTTTTCCGAGATGGAACGCGATAAAGCAAAAGAAGGGATGAAGACGATTCTTTCTTCTTCTCACTGGAAAAAGGACGTGAAGGGCTCTTTGGCAAAGGTCGATTCCCTTCCAGAGCAAAAGCCTACTGCTGACGGTGTGTCCACATATCCATTCACGATCATGATGGAGGAAGGAAAAACCGATTCGCTTCAGGGTTATCATGTCGATGCAGAAATCATCACGAAGGAAGCGGATAATGCCCATGCCCTTCCTGAAAAAAGCATCGTGAAAAAGAACAAGAAACACAGCGTTTGGGTACTGAACGATGAAGGGATTGTCGAAAAGGCAACCGTCGATATCGGCATTGAGGATGACGGCTATGTAGAGGTAAAAAGCGGCGTCAAAAAAGGCACACACGTGGCTGAACTGCCCTCAGAGGTTCATCGCGAGGGTCCATTCATCACCAAGATCAAACCTTCTAGGATCCTTTGGGACAAAGATGCCGACTTCTCAGAGGAATGGAAATACATCATATTGGGAATCTTGGAACCGCAGTAACAAAAAATTAAAGGGTGACAGGCACCATCCAGAATTTGGATGGTGCCTGTCACCCTTTTTTAAACACCTAAAATATAGAGCATGATCGGCAAGGTGATGATGCTCATTAACGTACTGACTAAAGTGACCGAGGAGACGAACTCCGGTTTCGCGTTGAACTGGAGGGCGAACATCGTCGTGTTGGCCGCAGTCGGCATCGCTGCCATTAAAATCATGATATTCCTCACGACTTCCGAAACGGGAAGCAAAAAGGCAAATGCGGTCGCAATCAATGGCGACAGGATAAATTTGATGATCAGTGATATCGTCATTTTCTCAAGCTCCAGGTTTCGGAGGGAGATCGTCGCCAGCTGCATGCCGAGGATGATCATGATTGTTGGCACCGTCGCATCTGAAATCATATCGATCGCCTTGTAGATTTGCCTTGGAAAATGAAAGTGGATAAGCTGAAGGATGATTCCCAGGATGGCCCCGTACATGATCGGCATGCGGACCACGGCCATCAGCGCCACTCGCGCCCCTTCCTGCCGGTCGCTTCCTTTCGCGGCATAATAGATCCCGATCGTGCTCATGATCAGCTGTTGGATGATCATGAAGATGACCGCAACATCAAACCCCGCCGCTCCAAAAGCGAACAATGCCACTGGGGTCCCGTAATTTCCGTTGTTCATAAAGACTGAAGACAAGATCATGGAACTCGTTTCACTGCGGCTATATTTTTTAAAATAAGACACGATATACACGATGGCAATCAACCCGAAGCAAAGCCCGAGCCCATAAATGGTCAAGTACAAATAATCCATGTCGATGCTGTTCTTATAAAAGGTACGGAATGCCAAGAAAGGCGACATTAAATATAGCGCCATCGTCGAAATGTTCCGAGGGTCAAATCCGATCACTTTCTGTCCGATGAACCCAATCCCAAAAATAATGAATACCGGTAAAAGAATCAAAACAAACTGCACAACATTCACCTTTTCTCTGTAAATTCAAAGCAGCGTCCATAAAATACCCATTTATTTTACCATATCTTAGCGAATTCTATGAATCATGCGCCTAGCGTTGAAAGGGTGACAGGCACCATCCAGAAAATGGATGGTGCCTGTCACCCCATAAACATTCACTTTTTGAAGACCTTTTTGATGCTTTCATAGACTTCATGCCAGACGCCATGGTCGTCTCGGTATTTTTTTGTGAGGGTCGAAATGAATTTCTGCCGATTCTCTTCAAAAGATGGGTCTTCTTTAGATGGAAGTTTGGCTCTTGCTTCGTCGACGAATTGCTGGATTTTCGGAGCACGCGGACCCCAAACCGCTCTTTCATTGCCTTCCTGATCAATAAAGATAAAAATCGGGATCGCCCTTGATTTTCCGTTGGTCAAATATTGATCCATCAGTTCCAAATTTTGATCTCTCTCGAGCAGCCTGACTTCCATCCCCGCTGCTTCGGCAATTTTAAAGAGGATCGGCACATTCAGCATCGCATCCCCGCACCAGTCCTCTGTCAGGACGATGACTCGAAGATCCGCTTTCTTCAGCTCTTCGAAGAAATGTTCATCTTCAGGCGGAATCGAAAAGCTTTCCAGGATCAACAGCAAGTTTCCTTGATGTTTTTCCATACTGTTTATGTATTCTTTTGGGGTCATCCCTTTTGTAAACCACTCATTCAACGACATGCCTTCACCCTCTTTGTTTTTTTATAGGCCCACTTCTACTTTTAATATAACCCGTATCCGTGCTGTTCTAAAAGTTTTATGTGGTGAATCTGCATTTTGAGTAGTCGCTGCACCCGTTAAATTCTCCGTATTTACCTTTTCTTTTCTTTAATTCCCCTCCGCATTTAGGAAATATACCCGCTTTTACATCATTTTTTTCTTTGGTTCGTTGTTGGGTGATTTGCTCCACATGGTCTCGTTTGGTGGATTCTTCATTTAATAAACACGATTCAATGATTGCTTTCAACTGGGATTTTTTAAAATGTGTCATATGTATTTCCTTAAATTCATTCACTGCATGAATGATGCGGTTATCATAAGTCACTCTGACAGTCTCAGAAGTAACATTTATCTTTTTCAATTCAGCCTTCGAATGGAAGGCAATGATGGAGTAATATGGACCATCATAGTGTGTAACGAGAATTTCTTTTAACGCGTGTATATGGCCATAGTTTTGGTGAATCGGATTTTGAAAGGACTCCTTCCGCTTTTATTTGACCTGTTTCCATTGCCTCGATTGATCATCTCCGAATATCCAGCCTTTGTAATTCTTCGTCTCAACTACAAAAATGCCATAAATCGATAGGATCATATGATCGATCTGGACACTCGATCCGTTCTTGGATGGTAAATAAATATCGTGTAAAACGATGTACTCCATCTCATCCAGCTTCCTTAAAAATACCCTAACCGATCCTTCCTTTCACAGTCGGCATTGCTAAAATGATTGACACAACTGCAGCTGCAGCCAAAAACAAAAAAGACAACCTTCTTCCCCCTTCCAATATCAGACAATATTATAAACCAATAAGAAATATTTGGAAATTATTTTCGATAGGTGACAGGCACCATCCAAAAAATGGATGGTGCCTGTCACCTTTTCATATTCGACAAAATTCTTTATTTTTCGGCAATTAGGGTAATTCGACCCATTACTTTTATTCCGATTTATTGTATAGTAGGAGTCGAATGGACGAAATGGCAAAATTATTGAAAAATAATGACGCAAAACTAATGGGGCTAAAGTCTAAATGCGATTAGGACTACGCCAGCCAGTTACCGAACCAAGGGGGAAAGTAAAATGAGCAGATATTTTACACCAGAAGAGGCATTTAAAAGAAAAGAAATTAAAAAGAAGCTAATGTATGTTTCATTCGGTTTAGTCACAGCACTGATTGCAATAGCTGTTTCTACTTTGGCTTACATGATGTAAGTCCATTTAATATAAAAGGGTGACAGGCACCATCCAGAAAATGGATGGTGCCTGTCACCCTTTTTTTATTTCATTTCTTTTTCTACATCGTTTGAAGATGTTATTCGCAGCTGTTTGCCGGTGTAAATGATCACCAGGGCTGCAAGTATGCCGAAGGAGTCGACAAAGACGTCAAAGATCCGGCCGTCCCGATTAAAGATGATCTGAAGAAATTCGGTCAGGCAGGCGTATCCGACCGCAATAACGAACACAATCGGCGTTCTTTTGAGCCAGCTGTATAGAAGCAGCGTCAGGATGAAGAAACATGTCATATGGCCAATTTTTTGA is drawn from Falsibacillus albus and contains these coding sequences:
- a CDS encoding thioredoxin family protein gives rise to the protein MSLNEWFTKGMTPKEYINSMEKHQGNLLLILESFSIPPEDEHFFEELKKADLRVIVLTEDWCGDAMLNVPILFKIAEAAGMEVRLLERDQNLELMDQYLTNGKSRAIPIFIFIDQEGNERAVWGPRAPKIQQFVDEARAKLPSKEDPSFEENRQKFISTLTKKYRDDHGVWHEVYESIKKVFKK
- the serC gene encoding 3-phosphoserine/phosphohydroxythreonine transaminase → MEEVYNFSAGPAVLPQEVKSIVQEELANYRQTGMSVMEMSHRSNPFQDIIDEAEALLRELMNIPDNYHVLFLQGGASLQFSMLPMNLLTKHKKAEYVLTGSWSVKAAKEAEKFGDITTKISSNDKNFTYYPTVDLTTLSTDLDYIHITTNNTIEGTVIPSIPDTKQIPLVADMSSNILSEHYDVSKFGLIYAGAQKNIGPAGLTIAIVREDLIGSPIENCPTLLNYETYSKNQSLYNTPPTFSIYVAKLVFEWLKQKGGIAAIEKTNRQKAGMLYDFIDQSKLFHSLVKPGSRSLMNIPFTAESDELNAAFIKQAGEKGLVNLKGHRSVGGMRASIYNAMPVKGVQALIDFMESFEKANK
- a CDS encoding VanZ family protein; this encodes MKPIRVLLFALLIFVFTCSESFVDLFFYGKIHFDVNPHPNFNELFYYSFVDFQDPIYVLQKIGHMTCFFILTLLLYSWLKRTPIVFVIAVGYACLTEFLQIIFNRDGRIFDVFVDSFGILAALVIIYTGKQLRITSSNDVEKEMK
- a CDS encoding AEC family transporter; this translates as MQFVLILLPVFIIFGIGFIGQKVIGFDPRNISTMALYLMSPFLAFRTFYKNSIDMDYLYLTIYGLGLCFGLIAIVYIVSYFKKYSRSETSSMILSSVFMNNGNYGTPVALFAFGAAGFDVAVIFMIIQQLIMSTIGIYYAAKGSDRQEGARVALMAVVRMPIMYGAILGIILQLIHFHFPRQIYKAIDMISDATVPTIMIILGMQLATISLRNLELEKMTISLIIKFILSPLIATAFAFLLPVSEVVRNIMILMAAMPTAANTTMFALQFNAKPEFVSSVTLVSTLMSIITLPIMLYILGV
- a CDS encoding nuclease-related domain-containing protein, giving the protein MEYIVLHDIYLPSKNGSSVQIDHMILSIYGIFVVETKNYKGWIFGDDQSRQWKQVK
- a CDS encoding phosphoglycerate dehydrogenase codes for the protein MYQIQVYNQIAKKGTDLFSEEKYRLTDTESPDGVLLRSYPLTEEHIPESVKAIARAGAGVNNIPVADCTKKGIVVFNTPGANANAVKELVITSLIASSRKLFEAVQWTQTIQNAENLERLVEIEKKKYIGSEIQGKYIGVVGAGAIGVLVANAALALDMEVIAFDPFISVNSAWLLSRNVQRAMSLDEVFTKCDYITLHMPLSDKTKGIINASGFDKMKEGVQVLNFSRGELVNEDDLENALESGKVGKYITDFPNERVLNMKNVVATPHLGASTQESEENCAIMAVQQLRSYLETGNIKNSVNFADVELPYIGKKRLTIAHQNIPNMVGQITALLAANSINIADMINRSKGDYAYTIIDLDQDIDHDAEEILKGKVKVITGVTMIRFI
- a CDS encoding efflux RND transporter periplasmic adaptor subunit; this translates as MSKKTIWISLALLVFVGLNLYLIYKKDSSIQRTNYLSKWTSVQKKDLKNSFTASGVIDAEETNHVFIDPNQTFKQFLVKKGDHVDAGTPLFEYSGLDLQEQREMIVAEQDRLREEAASIDSLLADLESMRSSLPQDSSYSTDQKADQVDPEAGARLETYYSLSKTISEKQLEKEKVQQQIDVYDQKLTTLQNGESNLQVASPYSGTVSDISDDLDNPAITIVSNTSIVKGSFSEMERDKAKEGMKTILSSSHWKKDVKGSLAKVDSLPEQKPTADGVSTYPFTIMMEEGKTDSLQGYHVDAEIITKEADNAHALPEKSIVKKNKKHSVWVLNDEGIVEKATVDIGIEDDGYVEVKSGVKKGTHVAELPSEVHREGPFITKIKPSRILWDKDADFSEEWKYIILGILEPQ
- a CDS encoding topoisomerase DNA-binding C4 zinc finger domain-containing protein codes for the protein MKKINVTSETVRVTYDNRIIHAVNEFKEIHMTHFKKSQLKAIIESCLLNEESTKRDHVEQITQQRTKEKNDVKAGIFPKCGGELKKRKGKYGEFNGCSDYSKCRFTT